In the Engystomops pustulosus chromosome 2, aEngPut4.maternal, whole genome shotgun sequence genome, one interval contains:
- the ART1 gene encoding GPI-linked NAD(P)(+)--arginine ADP-ribosyltransferase 1 translates to MAKSALYYYTTTSLITTLIVVTTAIQVDSRRESKRDVFSAKESILDMAPSSFDDQYRGCSDVMEEEIPQLFQIEYSTNKEFADAWDTATFKWQQEKKRYVTLPKGFKDEYAIALFAYTINGPLHKVFNEAVREAGQSKQYYLRNFNFKVLHYYLTKALQILDEVDTPACHTVFRGIRGIKFKSESRKPVRFGQFTSSSKNDQNALQFGEDTFFSIQTCYGVNIKNFSFFPGEEEVLIPPFEKFKVTNFTRDRDRNVIALQSVEKSSVYNCELAKSKRCKSTKCSFNSASSFPITMVSREVILTSALLLLTQMVGHVFYL, encoded by the exons ATGGCTAAATCTGCCTTGTATTACTACACAACAACGTCCCTCATCACCACCCTAATAGTAGTGACCACAGCCATACAG GTTGACAGTCGGAGGGAGTCCAAACGAGACGTCTTCTCTGCTAAGGAATCCATTCTTGATATGGCTCCTTCGTCATTTGATGACCAGTACAGAGGATGTAGTGatgtcatggaggaggagatcccTCAACTATTCCAAATAGAATATTCCACCAATAAGGAGTTTGCAGACGCCTGGGACACGGCCACCTTTAAGTGGCAGCAGGAGAAGAAGAGATATGTAACCCTGCCTAAGGGCTTTAAGGATGAGTACGCCATTGCTCTGTTCGCTTACACCATCAATGGACCTTTGCACAAGGTCTTCAATGAAGCGGTGAGAGAGGCCGGCCAGTCCAAGCAGTATTACCTGAGGAACTTCAACTTTAAGGTTCTCCACTACTATCTGACCAAAGCTCTGCAGATCTTGGATGAAGTTGACACCCCAGCTTGTCACACAGTCTTCAGAGGAATCCGAGGTATAAAGTTCAAGTCTGAGTCCAGGAAACCTGTCCGCTTTGGCCAGTTTACTTCTTCATCCAAGAATGACCAGAATGCTTTGCAGTTTGGAGAAGACACGTTCTTTAGCATACAGACCTGTTATGGTGTCAACATCAAGAACTTCTCCTTCttcccgggagaggaggaggtgctgaTCCCACCTTTCGAGAAGTTCAAGGTGACCAATTTTACCCGAGACAGAGACAGGAATGTGATCGCTCTGCAGTCGGTGGAGAAGTCCAGTGTCTACAACTGTGAACTGGCCAAAA GTAAAAGGTGTAAATCTACCAAATGTTCATTCAATTCAG CCTCCAGTTTTCCGATCACAATGGTCTCCCGGGAGGTGATCCTGACCAGTGCACTTCTTCTGCTAACCCAAATGGTGGGACATGTCTTCTACCTGTGA